A genomic stretch from Aerococcaceae bacterium zg-1292 includes:
- a CDS encoding metal ABC transporter ATP-binding protein, translated as MTHLLTIKNLAVSYQQTQALHDINLVLPTEQRIAIIGPNGAGKSTLMQAALHLIPYQADELLVLERPIREVRDQVAYVPQRANVNWHFPTTVLDVVQMGITSQRFGFQRIQPEQKERALFAIEKMALTDLQDRQINQLSGGQKQRVFLARAIAQDAQAYFLDEPLAGVDKTSEALIMEQLAQLKNEKRSSITVHHQLETVADYFDYVVLLNRTVIAAGPIHEVMTQENINLAYTGTAKTDWGHSNDKSMV; from the coding sequence ATGACACACTTATTAACAATAAAAAATTTAGCTGTTAGTTATCAACAGACACAAGCACTACACGATATCAACTTAGTGCTACCAACCGAGCAACGGATTGCGATTATTGGTCCTAATGGTGCCGGAAAATCAACCTTAATGCAAGCAGCTCTCCATCTTATACCTTATCAAGCTGACGAATTACTAGTACTTGAACGCCCTATTCGTGAGGTTCGCGACCAAGTCGCTTATGTCCCGCAACGCGCAAATGTTAATTGGCATTTCCCGACGACTGTCTTGGACGTCGTCCAAATGGGAATAACTAGTCAACGGTTCGGTTTTCAACGCATTCAGCCGGAACAAAAGGAACGTGCCCTATTCGCTATCGAAAAAATGGCGCTCACTGATTTACAAGACCGACAAATCAATCAATTGTCCGGCGGGCAAAAACAACGTGTTTTCCTAGCGCGCGCCATCGCTCAAGATGCTCAAGCGTATTTCTTAGACGAGCCATTAGCTGGTGTCGATAAAACAAGTGAAGCCTTGATTATGGAGCAGTTAGCACAATTAAAAAATGAAAAACGGTCAAGTATCACTGTCCATCATCAATTAGAAACAGTGGCCGATTATTTCGACTATGTCGTCTTATTAAACCGCACGGTGATTGCAGCGGGTCCAATTCATGAAGTGATGACACAAGAAAATATCAATCTGGCTTATACTGGCACCGCGAAAACAGATTGGGGGCATTCTAATGACAAATCTATGGTTTAA
- a CDS encoding metal ABC transporter permease produces MIESLWILIVVGLACSIIGNLLVQKQSVMIADAISHTILLGIVIAFFIVNDLDSPWLIVGATVFGVLTVFAVETIVKNTAIQQDAAIGLIFSAFFSTAIVLISKYLSGVHLDIDMVLLGQVVFAPLNRMTFLGIDVPKAFVQNIVVLVILLLFLAFTYRPLIIRLFDETYARAIGIPVSTLDFVLMTLVSLTSVVAFQSVGAILVIAMMVAPALAAQLFAKSFTQLLLIGMIVSTINAIGGYYLANYINVSMSGMVAVVSFITFITLYLIKTTVK; encoded by the coding sequence GTGATTGAGTCATTATGGATTTTAATCGTTGTAGGACTCGCTTGCAGTATTATCGGTAATTTACTCGTGCAAAAACAATCTGTGATGATTGCTGATGCGATTTCTCATACGATATTATTGGGTATTGTTATCGCCTTTTTCATCGTCAACGACTTAGATTCACCTTGGTTGATTGTCGGCGCGACAGTGTTTGGTGTCCTTACCGTCTTTGCCGTTGAAACCATTGTCAAAAATACCGCTATCCAACAAGATGCTGCCATCGGACTCATCTTTTCGGCCTTTTTCTCAACAGCCATCGTCTTAATCTCAAAATATTTATCCGGTGTACACTTGGATATTGATATGGTGTTATTAGGTCAAGTTGTCTTTGCGCCACTGAATCGAATGACCTTTCTCGGCATCGATGTTCCCAAAGCATTCGTGCAAAACATTGTGGTATTAGTGATATTATTACTCTTTTTAGCATTTACTTACCGACCACTCATTATACGATTATTCGACGAAACATATGCGCGCGCTATTGGCATTCCTGTTTCGACACTAGATTTTGTATTAATGACACTTGTTTCTTTGACGAGTGTTGTCGCATTCCAAAGTGTTGGTGCCATTTTAGTCATTGCGATGATGGTTGCACCCGCATTAGCCGCTCAACTTTTTGCAAAAAGCTTTACACAATTATTGTTGATTGGGATGATTGTTTCGACTATCAATGCGATTGGTGGCTACTATTTAGCAAACTATATTAATGTCTCGATGTCGGGTATGGTAGCTGTCGTAAGTTTCATCACCTTTATCACATTATATTTGATAAAAACCACTGTGAAATGA
- a CDS encoding KH domain-containing protein: MANINQLIKTIVTPLIEFPEDLRIEEVDTAEFYEYHLHLNKEDIGRVIGKKGRVARAIRTIVYSVRTHTRKRTRLVIVDENNNHDDISEDK, from the coding sequence ATGGCAAATATTAATCAATTAATTAAAACAATTGTGACACCTTTAATCGAATTTCCTGAGGATTTACGTATTGAAGAGGTAGATACAGCAGAATTTTACGAATATCATCTGCACTTAAATAAAGAAGATATTGGTCGCGTTATTGGTAAAAAAGGTCGCGTCGCCCGTGCGATTCGTACCATTGTATACAGTGTCCGTACTCATACTCGTAAACGGACTCGCCTTGTGATTGTTGATGAAAATAATAATCACGATGACATCAGCGAAGATAAATAA
- a CDS encoding metal-dependent transcriptional regulator, producing the protein MSQSREDYIKYIFEQSPDGLVSNKSIAQGMRVSAPSVSEMIGKLSEEGLVSYERYQGAKLTESGKSMAIDLIRKHEIWEYFLERELGYGKVEVHELAEVLEHVTSTELANRLAQYINYPE; encoded by the coding sequence ATGTCACAAAGTAGAGAAGATTATATTAAATATATTTTTGAACAAAGTCCGGATGGATTAGTGTCGAATAAATCAATAGCTCAAGGAATGCGGGTATCTGCTCCATCTGTTTCTGAAATGATTGGCAAATTATCTGAAGAGGGGCTAGTATCCTATGAACGGTATCAAGGAGCGAAGTTGACGGAATCAGGTAAGAGTATGGCAATTGACTTAATTCGCAAGCATGAAATATGGGAATATTTTTTAGAGCGCGAGCTGGGTTATGGTAAAGTAGAAGTGCACGAATTGGCTGAAGTGTTAGAACACGTTACCTCAACGGAGTTAGCCAATCGATTAGCGCAATACATTAATTATCCGGAATAG
- a CDS encoding purine permease encodes MEETLKYSINDKPPMGVTIVLALQHILAAFAGIVAVPLVVCSALGFDAQQTSLMVSATIFASGITTVLQSKGLGPIGSRVSGMMGTDFTFVNPSISVGARLGVAGIVGATILGSFVEIILSRFVKPLMRFFPPLITGTVVSLIGITLLPVSIDWAGGGVGSSDYGSVRNIGVAFIIMVFTLLLSHYGKGMWSTASVFIGMVFGYIICIPLGMVDLSAVQKASWFALPAVFRYGVAFDLASTLSFVPAYVVSLIGTVGIMMAIGEASGEKISSERAANGVLADGVGSMISGMFGAGPNTAFSQNVGLITLTKVASTHVMIVAGIILAILGVFPKLSALISVMPQPVLGGVGVIMFGLVAAQGLKTLAQIKLGDRELLIISVAFALGIGVTVRPDILSGLPTSIQMILSSGISTGTLAALILNIVLKEKA; translated from the coding sequence ATGGAAGAAACGTTAAAATACAGTATTAATGATAAGCCACCGATGGGAGTGACGATTGTTTTAGCGCTGCAACATATTTTAGCAGCTTTTGCCGGCATTGTTGCTGTACCGCTTGTGGTGTGTAGCGCCTTAGGATTTGATGCGCAACAGACATCATTAATGGTGAGTGCAACGATTTTTGCCTCAGGTATTACGACTGTCTTGCAGTCAAAAGGATTGGGGCCAATTGGTTCGCGAGTGTCTGGGATGATGGGGACTGATTTTACATTTGTTAATCCGTCAATTAGTGTAGGGGCTCGGTTAGGTGTAGCTGGAATTGTTGGCGCAACGATTTTAGGTTCTTTTGTAGAAATTATACTTAGTCGATTCGTTAAACCATTGATGCGCTTTTTCCCGCCATTGATTACCGGTACAGTTGTATCATTAATTGGGATTACGTTATTGCCTGTCAGTATTGATTGGGCCGGAGGCGGCGTCGGTTCGAGTGACTACGGCTCAGTACGGAATATTGGAGTGGCGTTCATAATTATGGTTTTTACCTTATTGTTGAGTCACTATGGTAAAGGGATGTGGAGTACTGCCTCTGTATTTATTGGGATGGTATTTGGTTATATTATTTGTATTCCGTTAGGAATGGTTGATTTATCTGCTGTACAGAAAGCGTCTTGGTTTGCATTACCGGCAGTGTTTCGATATGGTGTCGCTTTTGATTTGGCGTCAACCTTATCATTTGTTCCGGCCTATGTCGTTTCATTAATTGGTACGGTTGGAATTATGATGGCCATCGGCGAAGCGTCTGGTGAGAAAATTTCGAGTGAACGTGCCGCAAATGGGGTTTTAGCCGATGGTGTGGGGTCGATGATTTCCGGGATGTTTGGAGCGGGTCCGAATACTGCTTTTTCACAAAATGTTGGTTTGATTACTTTAACTAAAGTTGCCAGTACTCATGTAATGATAGTGGCAGGGATTATTTTAGCTATCTTAGGAGTATTTCCGAAATTATCTGCATTGATTTCAGTAATGCCGCAACCCGTTTTAGGTGGTGTTGGTGTGATTATGTTTGGTTTAGTCGCCGCACAAGGGTTAAAAACCTTAGCGCAAATCAAACTTGGTGACCGTGAATTATTAATTATTTCAGTGGCATTTGCTTTAGGTATTGGAGTAACTGTGCGCCCGGATATTTTATCAGGGTTACCAACGAGTATCCAAATGATATTGTCTTCGGGTATTTCAACGGGAACATTGGCAGCTTTAATTTTAAATATTGTATTAAAAGAAAAGGCGTAA
- a CDS encoding amino acid ABC transporter ATP-binding protein — protein MSLVVKNLEKRFGTQTICKNFNLEMAPGEMTLLVGASGSGKTTVLRLLNHLEFVDKGTILVNGNYLVRDGEYATPQKIKAYQRSIGYVFQDYQLFPQLTVLENILLAPMSNQVAPEKELEQIAERWLERLGLADKARVYPSILSGGQKQRVAIIRAMMLQPALLCFDEPTSALDEHNTREFVRIIKELQAMQMMILIVTHDKFLVEQLAATAKIVTAEAFNKQPSKTRTLSKKMNIKLIFS, from the coding sequence ATGAGTTTAGTTGTCAAAAATTTAGAAAAACGATTTGGAACGCAGACCATCTGTAAAAATTTTAATCTTGAGATGGCACCGGGAGAGATGACATTATTAGTAGGTGCTTCTGGCAGCGGTAAAACGACGGTGTTGAGGCTGTTAAATCATCTTGAATTTGTAGATAAGGGAACAATTTTAGTTAACGGTAATTATTTAGTTCGAGACGGAGAGTATGCGACACCGCAAAAGATAAAGGCATATCAACGTTCGATTGGCTATGTATTTCAAGATTATCAACTTTTTCCGCAGTTAACGGTTTTAGAAAATATTTTACTCGCACCAATGAGTAATCAAGTCGCGCCTGAAAAAGAGTTAGAACAAATAGCAGAACGGTGGCTCGAGCGTTTGGGACTGGCTGATAAAGCACGAGTGTATCCTTCCATTTTATCGGGTGGACAAAAACAACGGGTAGCGATTATTCGGGCAATGATGCTGCAGCCGGCATTATTATGTTTTGATGAACCGACTTCAGCCTTAGATGAACATAATACGAGGGAGTTTGTTCGAATTATCAAAGAGCTACAGGCGATGCAAATGATGATACTTATTGTAACGCATGATAAATTTTTAGTGGAACAATTAGCGGCGACTGCTAAAATTGTCACCGCTGAAGCGTTTAATAAACAACCTTCTAAAACACGAACATTAAGTAAGAAAATGAATATAAAGTTAATATTTAGTTGA
- a CDS encoding amino acid ABC transporter substrate-binding protein has translation MKTWKKWMALVVGMINFVAVSNTSATEAMIEQDKKVIIGFDDTFAPFGFKNEQGDIVGFDVDLAKAVFERMGVTYEFQPIDWSTKETELKTGNIDMIWSGYTVTKERSKVLQFSDAYMDNRQIIVVRKDSKVQTKVDLAGKIVATQAESSSLAGMLKDTTFVDSIDGQAPVTYATFVEVFADLDNGRADAIIVDETLATYFLSKNKQGDSYRILKEHFGEETYAVGFRKTDTAFVQRFNEALAAVKKDGTFAEITKKWFDELKQ, from the coding sequence ATGAAAACTTGGAAAAAATGGATGGCGCTAGTTGTTGGGATGATAAATTTTGTTGCTGTTAGTAATACCAGTGCAACTGAAGCGATGATTGAACAAGATAAAAAAGTTATTATCGGCTTTGATGATACATTTGCACCCTTTGGTTTTAAAAATGAACAGGGCGATATTGTTGGATTTGATGTTGATTTAGCTAAAGCGGTATTTGAGCGAATGGGCGTGACGTATGAATTTCAACCAATTGATTGGTCAACCAAAGAAACGGAATTGAAGACGGGGAATATTGATATGATTTGGAGCGGCTATACAGTGACAAAAGAGCGCAGCAAAGTGTTACAATTTTCAGATGCTTATATGGATAATCGCCAAATCATTGTTGTAAGAAAAGACAGTAAGGTTCAGACCAAAGTAGATTTAGCGGGCAAAATTGTCGCAACCCAAGCAGAATCATCGTCATTGGCAGGGATGTTAAAAGATACAACGTTTGTTGATAGTATCGATGGTCAAGCCCCCGTTACATATGCTACCTTTGTTGAAGTATTTGCTGATTTGGACAATGGACGAGCTGATGCGATTATAGTGGATGAGACATTAGCCACTTACTTCTTGAGTAAAAACAAACAAGGTGATAGTTATCGTATCTTAAAAGAGCATTTTGGTGAAGAAACGTATGCAGTAGGTTTTAGAAAAACCGATACAGCGTTTGTGCAAAGATTTAATGAAGCCCTAGCAGCTGTGAAAAAAGATGGTACATTTGCTGAGATTACCAAAAAATGGTTTGACGAATTAAAACAATAA
- a CDS encoding metal ABC transporter permease translates to MTNLWFNHYIFLVVAVGLSFLSVAASVIGSSLVLERQSQLGDAIGHSAYPGIIIAFMIIQNRSPFFLLLGAIGAGLVALLLIHWLSKYEAFHYDSLLALVLSSLFGLGMVLMSYIQGNSNFTNASQAGLENYIMGQASYLTTDDVILIAICAVIALGIFYLFYPKIKLVLFDKQFAAAIGISIRKINLLNLLLALLIISVGLKAVGALLISSLLITPTIIAMQWTREYKKMLWIASASGLISALIGTWLSTTVTKLATGPTVVLCLFVLSAISIFIAPNGIMKSKGWIK, encoded by the coding sequence ATGACAAATCTATGGTTTAACCACTATATATTTCTAGTCGTAGCCGTTGGTTTAAGTTTTCTCAGCGTAGCCGCAAGTGTCATCGGTAGTTCACTAGTATTAGAACGCCAAAGCCAACTAGGAGATGCGATTGGGCACTCCGCCTATCCTGGTATTATTATTGCGTTTATGATTATTCAAAACCGCTCACCATTCTTTTTATTATTAGGTGCTATCGGCGCAGGATTGGTGGCCTTATTACTTATCCATTGGCTCAGTAAGTACGAAGCCTTTCACTATGATAGTTTATTAGCACTCGTTCTTTCATCTTTATTTGGGCTTGGTATGGTACTGATGAGTTATATTCAAGGTAATAGTAATTTTACAAATGCTTCACAAGCTGGTTTAGAAAATTATATTATGGGGCAAGCTTCCTATCTAACAACCGACGATGTGATACTCATCGCCATTTGCGCGGTTATTGCACTAGGTATCTTTTATCTGTTTTACCCCAAAATAAAATTAGTCTTATTTGATAAACAGTTTGCGGCAGCCATCGGTATTTCTATACGAAAGATTAATTTATTGAATTTACTATTAGCATTACTAATTATCAGTGTTGGCTTAAAAGCGGTAGGCGCCCTCTTAATTAGTAGTTTGCTGATTACACCAACAATTATTGCGATGCAATGGACACGTGAATATAAAAAAATGTTGTGGATTGCTTCTGCTTCTGGACTTATTTCCGCATTAATCGGCACTTGGCTCAGTACGACCGTCACAAAATTAGCAACCGGTCCAACCGTTGTCCTTTGTTTATTTGTATTATCTGCGATTTCAATTTTCATCGCCCCAAATGGTATTATGAAAAGTAAGGGGTGGATAAAGTGA
- a CDS encoding zinc ABC transporter substrate-binding protein produces MLKKSLKVAAALLCTLLLLPISIGSAAKKPTVTVTTTFLADMVRELAGDAVDVETLMPAGSDPHLYQPKAQDVQKVAKADLVLYHGLHFEGKMVDVLEKYGTAVTKDFDKDAINEMEEDNTSVVDPHFWFDIKLYKQATQTASNTLQEKYPELKEQIAKNTTAYLAKLDELAKWVEKELSVLSKEQRYLVTPHDAFNYFARSYGFTVYAPQGVSTNSEVSNQQIGETVDFIIKHKIPAIFVESTTNPERMKKLQEAVKAKGGKVDVVNNEDEALFSDSLAPKGQNGDTYISMYQHNVKVIVKYLSQAQ; encoded by the coding sequence ATGTTAAAAAAATCGTTAAAAGTTGCCGCAGCACTACTATGTACCCTATTGCTCTTACCGATATCCATAGGGTCAGCAGCAAAAAAACCAACCGTTACGGTTACCACAACCTTTTTAGCGGATATGGTTCGTGAATTGGCAGGAGATGCTGTTGATGTTGAAACACTTATGCCAGCAGGTAGCGACCCACATTTGTACCAACCAAAAGCACAAGATGTACAAAAAGTTGCTAAAGCTGATTTAGTTTTATATCACGGCTTACATTTCGAAGGGAAAATGGTTGATGTATTAGAAAAATACGGTACAGCTGTTACGAAAGACTTTGATAAAGACGCCATAAATGAGATGGAAGAGGACAACACTTCAGTTGTTGACCCACACTTCTGGTTCGATATCAAATTATATAAACAAGCGACTCAAACAGCTAGCAATACCTTACAAGAAAAATACCCAGAGTTAAAAGAACAAATTGCTAAAAACACCACTGCTTATTTAGCAAAACTGGATGAATTAGCTAAATGGGTTGAAAAAGAATTAAGCGTCTTATCAAAAGAACAACGTTATCTAGTTACACCTCATGATGCCTTCAATTACTTTGCACGCAGCTATGGATTCACTGTTTATGCGCCTCAAGGTGTCAGTACAAACTCAGAAGTATCTAACCAACAAATTGGTGAAACGGTTGATTTCATTATCAAACATAAAATTCCAGCAATTTTCGTAGAATCAACAACGAATCCTGAACGTATGAAAAAATTACAGGAAGCTGTTAAAGCAAAAGGTGGTAAAGTCGACGTCGTCAATAATGAAGATGAAGCATTATTCTCAGACTCACTTGCCCCTAAAGGACAAAATGGCGATACATATATTTCAATGTATCAACACAATGTCAAAGTAATTGTTAAATATCTTTCACAAGCACAATAA
- the dnaI gene encoding primosomal protein DnaI gives MQTIQEILQKIMELPHFNEYFQATVKRILHHEAVQQFINEHSDDISQEMIQNSLSKLNEFVLEHDAYQRGEDGKNPGFKPVLFLNQNYIDIAYRPTDGYLKRQQDRKAKALLENRMMSRDVREASWDRLKMDTPSRKQLVNEITRFVSNYRQHPETTQGLYISGPFGVGKTYVLGALANSLAQTGVKVTMLHFPTFANNLKKSIETNGVHELVNDTKKVPILMLDDIGAENNSAWIRDDVLGVILEYRMKESMPTFFTSNFSMDELEQHLATTREGVEKVKAARLMERMRYVAKEVQLDGENLRQKLRGVVE, from the coding sequence ATGCAGACGATTCAAGAAATACTACAAAAAATTATGGAACTACCTCATTTTAATGAATACTTTCAAGCAACAGTCAAGCGGATTTTACATCATGAAGCGGTACAACAATTTATTAATGAGCATTCTGATGACATCTCGCAAGAAATGATACAAAATTCGTTATCCAAGTTAAATGAATTTGTATTGGAACATGATGCGTACCAAAGAGGTGAAGATGGCAAAAATCCAGGATTTAAGCCGGTGCTATTTTTGAATCAGAATTATATTGACATCGCCTACCGGCCGACTGATGGTTATTTAAAACGACAACAAGACCGTAAAGCGAAGGCATTGTTAGAGAATCGCATGATGAGTCGGGATGTTCGTGAAGCAAGTTGGGACCGATTGAAAATGGATACGCCCTCACGTAAACAGCTGGTTAATGAAATTACAAGATTTGTATCGAACTACCGTCAGCACCCAGAGACGACACAAGGTTTATATATATCCGGACCATTTGGTGTGGGGAAAACATATGTTTTAGGTGCGTTAGCAAATTCACTGGCTCAAACGGGTGTGAAAGTAACGATGTTGCATTTTCCAACATTTGCAAATAATCTGAAAAAATCAATTGAGACTAATGGTGTGCACGAATTAGTGAATGATACGAAAAAAGTTCCGATATTAATGCTTGATGATATCGGAGCAGAAAATAATTCTGCGTGGATACGAGATGATGTTTTAGGTGTTATTCTAGAGTATCGTATGAAAGAATCAATGCCGACATTTTTCACGTCAAACTTTTCGATGGATGAATTGGAGCAACATCTGGCTACAACACGTGAAGGTGTCGAAAAAGTTAAAGCAGCGCGATTAATGGAGCGGATGCGTTATGTTGCTAAAGAAGTGCAATTGGATGGCGAGAACTTGAGGCAGAAATTAAGAGGTGTGGTTGAATGA
- a CDS encoding YlxM family DNA-binding protein, which translates to MTVSSFVRMNQLFGFYQSLLTLRQQEMLSLYYEEDYSLAEISEHYQISRQAVHDTIKRSEKALEQYEENLHLLERRLQREQWLDALEEQIDNKAAILAIVQQLRDYDE; encoded by the coding sequence ATGACGGTGAGTTCTTTTGTGCGAATGAATCAATTGTTCGGCTTTTATCAGTCTTTGTTGACGCTAAGACAACAAGAGATGCTTTCATTATATTATGAAGAGGATTATTCTCTAGCAGAAATTTCAGAGCATTATCAAATTAGTCGTCAAGCCGTTCATGATACGATAAAGCGCAGCGAAAAAGCGCTGGAACAATATGAAGAAAACTTACATTTATTAGAGCGACGATTACAGCGCGAACAATGGCTGGATGCGTTAGAAGAACAAATTGATAATAAAGCAGCTATATTAGCCATTGTGCAACAATTACGAGATTATGATGAATAA
- a CDS encoding amino acid ABC transporter permease, which produces MLEWQWLQPLGKGFLLTLFYFVWTLVISVPIGLGIAILQRSLPNWVRMMIQGFVYVFRGTPLLLQIMFVYFGLPLLGIVLQREQAALVTLILNYTAYFIEIFRGGIQAVPPGQFEALKVLSINKWVGWRRVIMPQVWRTVMPSIGNEVITLIKDTSLIYVLGLDDLLKVGKTLANQQASLLPYVYVSIIYLLFTGFVSVLLQKIEQKMGKAL; this is translated from the coding sequence ATGTTAGAATGGCAATGGTTACAGCCATTAGGTAAAGGATTTTTATTGACATTATTTTATTTTGTATGGACTCTCGTTATCAGTGTTCCGATAGGACTTGGGATTGCAATACTGCAACGCTCTTTACCCAATTGGGTACGGATGATGATACAAGGTTTTGTCTATGTGTTTAGAGGGACACCGTTGTTACTACAAATAATGTTCGTATATTTTGGATTGCCACTACTAGGAATCGTTTTGCAGCGTGAACAAGCTGCGTTAGTAACATTGATATTAAATTATACCGCCTATTTTATCGAAATATTTCGTGGTGGCATTCAAGCGGTACCGCCGGGACAATTCGAGGCACTGAAAGTATTGTCAATTAATAAATGGGTTGGTTGGCGACGTGTCATCATGCCACAAGTTTGGCGTACGGTCATGCCATCAATAGGTAATGAGGTTATCACGCTCATTAAAGACACCTCACTTATTTATGTATTAGGTTTAGATGATTTATTAAAGGTCGGTAAAACGTTGGCGAATCAACAAGCGAGTTTACTGCCGTATGTTTATGTGAGCATTATTTATTTGCTATTTACAGGGTTTGTTAGTGTGCTACTGCAAAAGATTGAACAGAAAATGGGGAAGGCATTATGA